The Saccharomyces paradoxus chromosome XV, complete sequence DNA window ctctagaaaaaaaaaatgaaaatgaaaaatgaagaataaGAGCTGGAGaatattatcattactGACGAACATCAAAAAACTGAATCAAATTTGATACATAATATCACTAGCATTATGACTATTTCTGATATTAAttacttattattattatacCTAACTATTTCTTTAACCCTTTCTATAAAACgaccagaaaaaaaaatcagaaagaGAGAGTCTGTTGCATTTTATTATACCAAATGTATCGCCCCTCTCTTTCAATGCAAAACCGAGGGGTTCCTCTTTGTTTTGTAGTCTTTGATTGCCGCCTTGATGGCGTCTTCTGCAAGCATGGAGCAATGCAGTTTTACTGGAGGAAGACTTAGCTCCTTCGCAATTTCTgtgtttttgattttgatggCCTCGTCAAGTGACATTCCGCGTACTAGCTCCGTCATGTAGGAGGAGGAAGCGATGGCAGACCCACACCCGAAGGTCTTGAACTTAACGTTCTCGATAATGCCCGACTTATCATTTACCTGTATTTGTAGCTTTATCACGTCCCCACACGCGGGAGCGCCCACAATTCCCGTGCCGACGTTATCTAAGGACTTGTCCATGGATCCAACGTTCCTTGGGTTTGTGTAGTGGTCAATTACCTTAGGATGGTAAAGTCTTCTAGTAGCTCTTGTTATGTGGGAGCCCATGAGAGGCTTTAAGTGGGCGGGATTGGCGAGTCTGGCGAACATCTATGCTGTGCTGTGTGGTAGGTGAGGTATTGACCCCAAAAATGAAACCTTGGCGCTGTGTACACTTGCTTCTTTTGCTGTTGTTATATACTGATATGCTGCTGCACCGGCCGGCCCCAGGTGCTTATTAATAGTAGGTTCCGCATAGGGAAAAAACGAGGGCGCCAAAAAACGTTGGGCCTGAACCGGACCCAGGAACAATAGAATCATGGTGACTCGGATGTATGCAATATGCTGTGTGTCTGTATGTTGGGTGCGCATGTATATAAGCATCTGACCACTATGAAGTTGCAGTCATACCTCCATGCCATGCCACCTCAGACTGGAGGGTGCAGACCCTGTAATGAAATGAGCATAATTCCATTGTTATTTGGcgtttgtttttttccGGGTGATGCTTAATTATTTCTTGAGTTTGTCTGCCTTTTGTCTTTGCTTAGTAACGTTAAGGGGCAAGCTGAGGAAGCGACATGATTGACAGGTTCGATGGGTTAAAGTGAGAAGTGAACCTCTATAACTTACATTCAACTCCTCCATTTGATTGCTGTTGCCATATTTCTCGAGAACCAATCCGTTCCCGTTTTATCACCACTTGCATTACGTATTTTCCCTTCCCTCCCCACATCAGTTCcctttcttcaatatttgTCGTCTAATATTTGACTGAGTCCCTTCctttttgttcattctcTTTTGCCATTGTATATGTATTAATTTGTATCTAGTGGAATCTAGTTTGACATGAGCTCCAAATTGAAGTACACTGATATAGATGTGCCATTGGACTGGTTGTATAAGGGAAAACgaagaaataaaactaAAAGTGTGAGTTCTGCGCGCACTTCAGAGGCTACCTCCACCTCTGTCAAGAAAACTGTTTCTTCGCCGTCAACCCCGGCTGTTTCTGCCAACACTACAGCTTCTTCTCATAGGCCCCTGAATGAACAGAATGTAAATAGCGAATTATCCAACTCTAAACCAGCAGTATCCGCTGGTAAGGTCTTACAGCAAGGACAAGTGCCCGCTAGAAGGGCACGCTCTCACTCAGTATCTTACGGTATActccagaagaagaataacgATGACACCATAGATTCTCCGAAAATATCTCGAATCAGAACAGCGCAGGACCAACCTGTTAAGGAGACCAAAAGCAGCACCGTTGCAGAACCCATTGTTTCGAAAAAGGGGAGAAGccgttcttcttctatatCAGCTTCTTTAAATGAACGATCTAAGAAATCTTTGTTTGGTTCTTTGTTTGGGAGAAGGCCCTCCACTACTCCCTCGCCCGTTGTTGAAAGACCTCTATCTTCTCAAACTGACCCTAAAAGGAGCACAGAACTCCCCCCTATAGATACTAAACAATCAAAGATCTCTACCCCAACTAGTACACCCACCACTGCATCTTCGAAACCTAGTAGTTCTGGTGGAAATAAACACTTTGATGGGTCTCTTACTTCAAAACTTCTAAGTATCCCTCATAATATCTTAGATACCTCTTCTGCAAATTCTAACGCCCACCATCACCATCAGTCACATCATAGTAATATTCATGAACAGGACTCGCCACCATCTGAATCTCCGGACTTACTTCCTATTCTAGAAAAAGAGACTACGCAAAAACAATTACAGAAACTATCAAAGGTAAATCTGAAGAGGGTTACAATTGCAGTCCAAGAATTTAACTCGGATCCCCCACAGCAGCTTCCTTCTAGAAAGCCTAAAAGAGGTGATGTCCTCATACCAGAAGATATGATTAGTGCCCCCCCTCTGATCTCCCTAGGAATTACAAACAGTAGCGATCAAACCAGTTTTCATTCCAATAACTCTCCCTCATATTCTAAAGATTCTAAAGAATATAAAGTGGCtttagaaaatttcaagaaagcAGCTAAAGAAGCCgaaaaacatcaaaagGATGCATATTACGTTGCAGAGCGTATGGCTCAAGAAGTGGCAAACTACAAGGCCAGGCAATTGAAGACGTCACCGTTGGTGGTGGCTGGTAATTCAGCAGCAGATTCAATGACGGATCAAGAGTCCTCTTCCATGGATGCTAGAGCTTCTAAGCTCCACATCGATAAACCGATCAATGCAGGCGCACATCCTTTCGAAACACGTCAGAATGACAATATTAAATACTCTCCTCATGTTGAGCAAACTTTGGACGTAGCTTACACTAGATGCTGTCATTTAAGAGAGATTCTACCAATACCGTCCACTTTAAGGCAAGTCAAGGGTAAAACTGCGCCTTTGCAAaccttgaaatttttgaatccaAAACCAACGTTAGTGGacattttatcattttgtGATTTTATTGCCATAACTCCAATTCATAATATCATTTTCGATAATGTATGTTTAACCCATGATATGTTCAAGATTGTCATTTGTTCTTTAGTAACCTCTCCAGTGGTGGAAAAATTAGGTTTAAGAAATGTTGTGATAAATGAACAAAGTTGGAAACTACtttgtaaatttttactacaaaataaaacattGATTAAGTTGGATATTTCTCAAACTAAAGCAAGGACAGATTTAAATGATTCTAACTACAGAGACCAAATGGACTGGGAATTATTTTGCGAAGTTCttagaaataaagaaggtaaacctttggaagaattgcTTTTGAATGGGTTAAGGTTTGACAAAATGTCATTCaatcatttcaaaaatatccTACTTACATTTGCTCAAAAGAACCCTAAAAATTCTATTCGTCTCGGGATGGCTAATGTGGAATTCTCAACTCAgtgttttgattttctctttgattGGATGTCTGAATATAATGTCCAGGGTGTGGATTTGGCCTATAATAATTTGGAAAGTTTGGTGAAACGAATGATCAAGAAACTGGCTAGACTTCCTTATAAGCATTTGGAATATTTCACTCTTAATAGCACTAATATTACCTCTGTTGATGATATGTCCTGCGTACTGAAATATCTTTCAAGATTGCCCAGcataaaatttcttgatttgAGCAACTTGCCTCAGTTATTTCCGGGGATTTTAACATCCGGCTATAAGTATCTTCCTCAATTTTCACAGCTGAAACGTAttcattttgattttaatgATCTTTCTGTAAAGGAAACAACAATGCTTGTCAGCATATTAGCCAAGTGTGAAACCCTCTCTCATGTTTCATTGATAGGACAAAGTCCTATGCCCGACGCAAATAAAATATCAGCCAGTACCGATGAGCCCGATAAGATGAGggctgaaaagaaagaacaaatcaCATTCATGAGAAATACACTTTGGGCATCATTGTATGCGTTTGTTAGGGACTCCCACAATTTAGTTAGTTTGGACGTTGACTATGATCAAGTGCCAGACGAAATTCAATCAAGAATTGCCTTATGTCTAATGCATAATATGAAGAGAATCATGGACTCCAGCTTCAAACTAGATGAATTGACTGTACAAGATGATTTAATATTTGATGGTTCTTTAATAACCGAAACTGCAGAAGAAGTTCTAAAAAGATTGAATGACAAATCTTTGCTCCAAAATGATGTTGGGAAGAAATATCTTctaaagaaatattttgaaaaaatggaaaaggTACATCATAACGTTCAACATACAATTGATTCTATGTTTGAGAAGAGAAAATCTGGTGAACTGCCATTGcaggaaaaggaaaacctACTGAGATTACTACTCCTTgagaaaaatttatcaaatattcttgatatttttgcttCTATGCCCAATATAGCAGACGTCGTACCATTTTCGAAAGCCGATAATAGTTTCCCCAATATTGGGGATAGCTCGGTTGGGACAAACTATAACGATGGTATTCGTCCGTCCCTGAAACATTTAGATTCGGACAGGTTAATTAACGATGCTTCAATACCTGAAAACGATTCATCAATTAGACCACACTTGATGGCCACTGATTCAGGACGTATCATCGATGTAACCACCGGTAAagctcttcttttcaaaagttcgTCTAACACCTCACTGGCTGGCAAAAGacaggaagaagaggaaggtGAGTTACATAAATGGGGTGTGTTCGTTCAGCACCAAAGTTCAAGACATAATTCTGGGTTTCCTTCATCCGCCAGTTCCTCCAGAATTAGCAGCCCATCAACACCAAATGGTAGTATCGCTGATGGAAAGAAGAGGGAGTCGGCTCAAACATCCGGTTCAAGGCCAAAAATCTTACCAAAGATACCTACTGGTACCGAGCTAAGGGATGCCATTATCAAAGCCAAGGGTATCGATTCTGTTGATGATCTGATCAAGAACGTTACTTCTGAAAAGGTTGGCTTGGAATCATTATATGGAGACGAATTGAACCCTAGAAGCCCAAGCAATGATAGTTTACAGGAGTCACAGCAAAAGGCGCCTTTTCAAAGGCCActtattgaagatgaaacagtgacaaaaaaatatgacaAACTATTGAATGATTTGTCTAATGTTCGTCATAGTAAAACCTAAAATATCTTAAGCTCCgctttttatttctctttAACTTATTAGAAGGTGCGTCCTTGCATAAATACTTCATCGATCATGTATTCCTATACATCTATATGTATGTGTATgttttatgtatatatatgtattttacatttttttataatcaTATACCTTTACCGAATTTTTTGGCCTTTATTGAACAGACTAATGTTACtcattaaataaaaatacagaaattgaaaataaatattaagAATAGTATAAATAACTGGTCGAACACTGTCCCAATTTAATGactttccatttcttcacATAGGGACACCTATCTTATGTGCAACAGCAATCGGatccttttgaaaatgcCTTCGAATTGATTAGGACCTAGTTTCGTGGAATCCTCTCTCATCAATCTGACTAAAGAAATGAACCCAACAAGTGTCAATAGGTTGATAGCAGTGGACCATTTTTTCCTAGCGGTCATTTTATTGACACCGAAATAACGACAGAGCCCCGAACCTATATGATATACACTTGACTCGAGGAGAATGGCTAATGGCACCAGACCTCCAAGCCACTTCCACCACCTGTTCTTGTTAGATAGTAATTGCTTTATAGAGGCGAAATCCACCTCAGTAGAGATAGAATTTGGTACCCATTTCATAATTAATAAATGGTATATCAGAACGGGAACAAGGATATATCCACTAATTACTTGTGGAGGAATGCGGAAGGTCCTATATAATCCGAATAAATACCCAGAAATTCCACCAGTTAAACCTATCGTATCCTGGGATAAGTCTTGTTTTGCGGATATTTCTAAATGACGATGTTTATTCCTTGATGGCTTATTCCAGTTGTTCACGATACGGAGCAAGACACCTGCGGAAACATGAAGAGTAATACCTGCAACTAACAGTTTGGTAGTTATGGACGGTAAAATCTCTCTTACCATCATAAGAACGTCGTCAGGAGCTGAATCAGGTGATATCGCCGGCGTGATCAAAGTGTTTGCTGCGTGTAGTGGGAAATACAGTGCCATGGGTAGaactgaaattttttgacaGTTCCAAAGGAATCTCCGACATGTGCTCTTGGAAACTGGGTACGGAAtaccaaatatttttttccttccatTAGGACTACCATCTCCTTTGGGGGTATTTGTACCATTATCATGAGGGAGGCTAGTGGGTTCTATTGGTTCTGGAGGCACTTCATGCAGCTTTATCATCGCAAAAACCAAATTTAGGTCCAACCGATTTGCGTCTTAAATATTCAAGGCCTTTTTGAGGCAAACAACAAACGTTGGAAAAGCTTTCCTTACTTAATTTCCAGTTGACGATTAACTTTGGACTCACACAATTACGAAGCACGTATTCGCTCTAAAGTCAATCTTTTCAAGGCCAGCTATTGCGCTAATGGACAGAATTATGGGCAATCCACAATGTTGGGAGGATGATCTAGTAGAATTGGCTGAGACACTTCTTTAGTTTATACTAAAGATATTCTCCCTTGTATAGATGACAGGAGGTTTATTACGCATAAGTTTCTgcgcttttctttttttttgggccCATTCGGGGTTCGAACCGCTAGTTATATCCGCACTCCTGCGCTCGCAAACTCTCATTGGATCATTCTTACCCATTCGGGTCATAATGTAAGCCTTTACCATTTATGGCACTTTGGTTTCCCTTTCCATCTCACATCTTAAAttctattgtttttgaaaaaaaaaataaaaaaaagattaaagGCAATTAGTTAGCTGACGTATACACATCTCTGCCAGTACAGCTACGTTCACATACAAGACAAAGATCGAATAGTAGCAACAGGAACAAGaactaaagaagaaagaggaTGGTGAAGAGCAAACCCAACCAGGGTGCGAGTGGAGCACGCCGTAAACCCGCACCTTCTTTATACCAACACATTTCTAGCTTTAAACCGCACTTCAGCACGCGAGTCGACGACGTCCTGCATTTTAGCAAGACAGTGACATGGAGGAGTGAGATTATTCCCGACAAATCCAAGGGCACTCTGACTACTAGTCTTTTATACTCTCAAGGTAGCGATATTTACGAAATAGACACCACTTTACCATTAAAGACATTCTACGATGACGACGACGACAATGACGACGACAAAAGTAATGTCAAGACCAAATCTACAGCTGCCCCAAATCCTGAATATGGTGATGCTTTCCATGATGTTGAGGGAAAACCATTGCGTCCAAAGTGGATTTACCAGGGTGAAACAGTTTCAAAGATGCAATACTTGGAAAGCTCGGACGATAGCACAGCAATCGCAATGTCCAAGAATGGTTCTTTGGCGTGGTTCAGGGATGACATCAAGGTTCCCGTTCATATCGTACAGGAAATGATGGGTCCTGCCACCAGATATTCCAGCATTCACTCGCTAACCAGGCCAGGTTCATTGGCAGTGTCTGATTTTGATGTGTCGACAAATATGGACACGGTGGTAAAATCACAAAGCAATGGCTACGAAGAAGACAGCATCTTGAAAATCATTGACAACTCCGATAGACCGGGAGATATCTTACGTACAGTGCACGTCCCAGGGACCACCGTGGCCCATTCAGTTAGATTCTTTAACAACCATTTATTTGCATCTTGTTCAGATGACAACATTTTAAGGTTCTGGGATACAAGAACAGCAGACAAACCGCTTTACACACTAAGTGAGCCGCAAAATGGACGACTAACCTCCTTCGATTCCTCTCAAGTTACTGAAAACCTATTTGTCACCGGCTTCAGCACGGGTGTCATCAAGCTATGGGATGCGCGTGCTGTGCAGCTGGCCACTACTGACCTCACGCACAGGCAGAACGGAGAGGAGCCGATCCAAAACGAGATAGCCAAGTTGTTCCATTCAGGCGGCGATTCCGTGGTCGATATCCTGTTCTCACAGACCTCCGCAACAGAATTCGTTACCGTTGGGGGGACGGGTAATGTCTACCACTGGGACATGGAGTACTCTTTCTCAAGAAATGATGACGAcaacgaagatgaagtcCAAGTGGCTGCTCCAGAGGAACTTCAGGGTCAATGTTTAAAGTTTTTCCATACAGGCGGTACAAGAAGATCGAGCAACCAATTCGGCAAAAGGAATACCGTGGCGCTACACCCCGTAATCAATGATTTTGTCGGTACTGTCGATTCAGATAGTCTTGTTACTGCTTACAAACCATTTCTCGCCAGTGACTTTATTGGCAGAGGTTACGacaattaaaaaaaaaaggaataaGAAATAAAGTTACTGCATAAGGGAAAGGGCAATAACTCACAAGCATTTACGTATATaattctgtttttttttattcatttcTAGCACGCTATTGGGgttataatttttttttgtaatataTAGCGATGGTATAATGTTCTATAGATACTGGTATCGCTCCTAATAAAGACTCTTTCAGTTCCTGAAGCCAACGAAGTAAAGACTCTTAAAAGAGGGTTACCAGTAATTTGCCACGcgtttttcctttttttctttttcagtcaagaaaaagaacaagagcACGGCTATATGGAGGATCTAATGGCGACATACTCCATCTCTAAGTTCCTTCTTTCGTTCCTCGGACGAGTGTTGATGTTTACCATTCGGAATCTGAAAGGTTATTGCTAAGGAAAGCCCAGAGGGATATGCAAGATACGGTCGTGCCTGTAGCGCGTGAGGAGGCGGTGTTCAATATGCGGTGCTAGCTTCCCTTTTTGGAACGCGCCGGGGTATAACGAAAGAAAGGCTAAGTCATACAATAGGCAAAAGACTTtgtctttccttttttcccCTTTCCTGAAATAAGGTGGTAGTGCTTATTGAAGTGTGTTATCCCTTATGTAATTGCTTAGCTACACGCAGTGAGCACACATACAGTGGTGGTCACtgctcttttttcaatattaacTCGTGGATAGTTCGGCCATTTTCCTTCGAATCCTCGTTTATTATCTCATATTCAAAAGTGTTCTTTCCgggcttttttttccctttttcttttctatgCAGTTTGTCCCCTTAAtgatataatttttttttttcagttctGTAGCTTCTTCTAGTATAAAGAGAGgagagaaaagaagatcCGAAAAGTTTATATTCGCTTGAGTTATAGTTACTAGAAGGAAACTTGATTATTAATCAATTGATCTTGAACAATACAAATAAAACAGAATACTGTATACaattcaacaaaaaaaatgccaaaaaaagtCTGGAAATCAACTACGCCTTCCACTTATGAACATATCTCCAGCTTGAGACCAAAATTTGTTTCTCGTGTAGACAATGTTCTTCACCAGAGAAAGGCCTTGACGTTCAGCAACGTTGTTGTTCCGGATAAAGAGAACAATACTCTAACCTCCAGCGTTATATACTCTCAAGGTAGTGATATCTACGAAATTGACTTCGCTGTACCATTACAAGAGGCCTCTTCAGAACCAGTGAAAGACTATGGAGACGCCTTTGAAGCTACTGAAAACACCTCACTGAGCCCAAAATTCGTATATCAAGGTGAAACTGTCTCTAAAATGGCTTACTTGGACAAGACTGGGGAAACTACATTATTATCCATGTCTAAGAACGGGTCATTGGCCTGGTTCAAAGAGGGTATAAAGGTCCCTATTCACATCGTACAAGAATTGATGGGTCCAGCTACCAGCTATGCCAGCATCCATTCTTTAACCAGACCTGGTGATCTACCTGAAAAGGATTTCTCATTGGCCATCTCTGACTTTGGTATTTCCAATGATACCGAAACCATTGTGAAATCCCAGAGTAAtggtgatgaagaagacagtattttgaaaataatcGACAATGCTGGTAAACCAGGTGAGATTCTACGTACCGTTCATGTCCCAGGTACCACAGTGACTCACACCGTAAGATTTTTCGATAACCATATCTTCGCATCTTGTTCAGATGACAATATCCTAAGGTTCTGGGACACTAGAACTTCAGACAAGCCTTTATGGGTGCTGGGAGAGCCAAAGAATGGAAAATTGACGTCGTTCGATTGCTCTCAGGTTTCCAACAACTTGTTTGTTACCGGTTTCAGCACAGGTATCATCAAGTTATGGGATGCCAGAGCAGCTGAAGCTGCCACCACTGATTTGACTTATAGACAAAATGGTGAAGATCcaattcaaaatgaaatcgCTAACTTCTATCATGCCGGTGGGGATTCTGTTGTTGACGTCCAATTCTCTGCCACTTCAAGCTCTGAATTCCTAACTGTTGGTGGTACCGGTAATATTTACCATTGGAACACTGACTATTCTTTGTCAAAGTACAATCCCGAAGACACCATTGCTCCTCCTCAAGATGCCACTGAAGAATCCCAAACAAAATCGTTAAGATTCTTGCACAAGGGTGGAAGCAGAAGGTCTCCAAAGCAGAtaggaagaagaaacacCACCGCTTGGCATCCAGTTATTGAAAACTTGGTTGGTACTGTCGATGACGATAGCTTAGTCAGCATCTACAAGCCTTACACCGAGGAAAGCGAATAGTCGTCACGCCAAACACACGGAACAAGGCCatatttaaatatttaatGTTTTTGACTACTTTTAGTTTCATTCTACTCAgagttgtttttttttggctctGTGTGATGAAAATGCGCCCTTAAAGCTATATATGATCTATTGTTagtatatttattattcaacTAATATTTAACCAAAGCATAGTTGTCTCTAGTACGAGGCGCCATGCACCTGCTAGCGATCAAGTCACTAACAACGAATAAGTTCCTATTTCTCAGGTCATTGCgacaattgaaaaatcgGATCGACTGATTACCATTAAGGCGTGTGACGGCTCAAAATAAGGAAGTTTTGTTTTAAAGGGCAAGAAAAATCTGGTACAATTTAAACAGAAGGTTGCTCTCTAGCAGGGTTGGATCTAGTTTTTCATAGCTTGCATTTCATATATGATTGCGTATTTCTCGCACTGTACATAGACCAAATCAAAATTATCCTGTTCATTACACAGTTTGCGCAGTATGGCTTCACTATTCAGACCCCCAGAATCTGCGAAAGGCAACCCAAATTCTCCCAGACTCAAATTGCCCCTCCTACGAAATAACCAGCTAAATGAAAGTAATATATATTCAACGTCGAATGGGAGTTCCACAACGGCGTGTGGCCACACCCCGGAACCACTGACCTCTTCCACATCGACACTTTTTTCTCAGACCCGACTTTATCCTAGCGACTCATCAGTGACTTTAAACacaatgaagaagaggccTGCACCGCCATCATTACCTTCATTAAGCACAAATCCGCTATATAAGAACAAAACACTACCCCAACTCGTACCCATTGCCGATGTGCCTGACTCCAAGCAAGATTTAGGGTTAAAACAGCATGTGGTAGCAGCAAATGAACTGCCAGGTAGTTATGAGTTAACCCCTTCATCAATGACTAGTCCCTTTTCACATACAAACACGTCTTCTCCCTACCTCAGAAATGATCTGAACAATTCAGTGGGATCtgacttttcaaatttgatatCGGCGTATGAACGGAGTTCAAGTCCAATCAAATCGTTTTGCCAGCTTGAATCACCTTCTGAATCATACATCGACTTAAACAGTGTACGAGACGTTGACCAACTGGATGAAAATGGTTGGAAA harbors:
- the ISU2 gene encoding putative iron-binding protein ISU2 (Protein required for synthesis of iron-sulfur proteins~similar to YOR226C); the protein is MFARLANPAHLKPLMGSHITRATRRLYHPKVIDHYTNPRNVGSMDKSLDNVGTGIVGAPACGDVIKLQIQVNDKSGIIENVKFKTFGCGSAIASSSYMTELVRGMSLDEAIKIKNTEIAKELSLPPVKLHCSMLAEDAIKAAIKDYKTKRNPSVLH
- the MCP1 gene encoding Mcp1p (similar to YOR228C), with amino-acid sequence MIKLHEVPPEPIEPTSLPHDNGTNTPKGDGSPNGRKKIFGIPYPVSKSTCRRFLWNCQKISVLPMALYFPLHAANTLITPAISPDSAPDDVLMMVREILPSITTKLLVAGITLHVSAGVLLRIVNNWNKPSRNKHRHLEISAKQDLSQDTIGLTGGISGYLFGLYRTFRIPPQVISGYILVPVLIYHLLIMKWVPNSISTEVDFASIKQLLSNKNRWWKWLGGLVPLAILLESSVYHIGSGLCRYFGVNKMTARKKWSTAINLLTLVGFISLVRLMREDSTKLGPNQFEGIFKRIRLLLHIR
- the WTM2 gene encoding transcriptional modulator (Transcriptional modulator~similar to YOR229W), with protein sequence MVKSKPNQGASGARRKPAPSLYQHISSFKPHFSTRVDDVLHFSKTVTWRSEIIPDKSKGTLTTSLLYSQGSDIYEIDTTLPLKTFYDDDDDNDDDKSNVKTKSTAAPNPEYGDAFHDVEGKPLRPKWIYQGETVSKMQYLESSDDSTAIAMSKNGSLAWFRDDIKVPVHIVQEMMGPATRYSSIHSLTRPGSLAVSDFDVSTNMDTVVKSQSNGYEEDSILKIIDNSDRPGDILRTVHVPGTTVAHSVRFFNNHLFASCSDDNILRFWDTRTADKPLYTLSEPQNGRLTSFDSSQVTENLFVTGFSTGVIKLWDARAVQLATTDLTHRQNGEEPIQNEIAKLFHSGGDSVVDILFSQTSATEFVTVGGTGNVYHWDMEYSFSRNDDDNEDEVQVAAPEELQGQCLKFFHTGGTRRSSNQFGKRNTVALHPVINDFVGTVDSDSLVTAYKPFLASDFIGRGYDN
- the HER1 gene encoding Her1p (similar to YOR227W); the protein is MSSKLKYTDIDVPLDWLYKGKRRNKTKSVSSARTSEATSTSVKKTVSSPSTPAVSANTTASSHRPLNEQNVNSELSNSKPAVSAGKVLQQGQVPARRARSHSVSYGILQKKNNDDTIDSPKISRIRTAQDQPVKETKSSTVAEPIVSKKGRSRSSSISASLNERSKKSLFGSLFGRRPSTTPSPVVERPLSSQTDPKRSTELPPIDTKQSKISTPTSTPTTASSKPSSSGGNKHFDGSLTSKLLSIPHNILDTSSANSNAHHHHQSHHSNIHEQDSPPSESPDLLPILEKETTQKQLQKLSKVNLKRVTIAVQEFNSDPPQQLPSRKPKRGDVLIPEDMISAPPLISLGITNSSDQTSFHSNNSPSYSKDSKEYKVALENFKKAAKEAEKHQKDAYYVAERMAQEVANYKARQLKTSPLVVAGNSAADSMTDQESSSMDARASKLHIDKPINAGAHPFETRQNDNIKYSPHVEQTLDVAYTRCCHLREILPIPSTLRQVKGKTAPLQTLKFLNPKPTLVDILSFCDFIAITPIHNIIFDNVCLTHDMFKIVICSLVTSPVVEKLGLRNVVINEQSWKLLCKFLLQNKTLIKLDISQTKARTDLNDSNYRDQMDWELFCEVLRNKEGKPLEELLLNGLRFDKMSFNHFKNILLTFAQKNPKNSIRLGMANVEFSTQCFDFLFDWMSEYNVQGVDLAYNNLESLVKRMIKKLARLPYKHLEYFTLNSTNITSVDDMSCVLKYLSRLPSIKFLDLSNLPQLFPGILTSGYKYLPQFSQLKRIHFDFNDLSVKETTMLVSILAKCETLSHVSLIGQSPMPDANKISASTDEPDKMRAEKKEQITFMRNTLWASLYAFVRDSHNLVSLDVDYDQVPDEIQSRIALCLMHNMKRIMDSSFKLDELTVQDDLIFDGSLITETAEEVLKRLNDKSLLQNDVGKKYLLKKYFEKMEKVHHNVQHTIDSMFEKRKSGELPLQEKENLLRLLLLEKNLSNILDIFASMPNIADVVPFSKADNSFPNIGDSSVGTNYNDGIRPSLKHLDSDRLINDASIPENDSSIRPHLMATDSGRIIDVTTGKALLFKSSSNTSLAGKRQEEEEGELHKWGVFVQHQSSRHNSGFPSSASSSRISSPSTPNGSIADGKKRESAQTSGSRPKILPKIPTGTELRDAIIKAKGIDSVDDLIKNVTSEKVGLESLYGDELNPRSPSNDSLQESQQKAPFQRPLIEDETVTKKYDKLLNDLSNVRHSKT
- the WTM1 gene encoding transcriptional modulator (Transcriptional modulator~similar to YOR230W); translated protein: MPKKVWKSTTPSTYEHISSLRPKFVSRVDNVLHQRKALTFSNVVVPDKENNTLTSSVIYSQGSDIYEIDFAVPLQEASSEPVKDYGDAFEATENTSLSPKFVYQGETVSKMAYLDKTGETTLLSMSKNGSLAWFKEGIKVPIHIVQELMGPATSYASIHSLTRPGDLPEKDFSLAISDFGISNDTETIVKSQSNGDEEDSILKIIDNAGKPGEILRTVHVPGTTVTHTVRFFDNHIFASCSDDNILRFWDTRTSDKPLWVLGEPKNGKLTSFDCSQVSNNLFVTGFSTGIIKLWDARAAEAATTDLTYRQNGEDPIQNEIANFYHAGGDSVVDVQFSATSSSEFLTVGGTGNIYHWNTDYSLSKYNPEDTIAPPQDATEESQTKSLRFLHKGGSRRSPKQIGRRNTTAWHPVIENLVGTVDDDSLVSIYKPYTEESE